A stretch of DNA from Oryza brachyantha chromosome 9, ObraRS2, whole genome shotgun sequence:
TATCTTTCAAtagttattaataattttccaTATATAGATTACTATATTGCTATCTGGAATCTGGTGTTATTATTTACCCCCTTTTAGCTTCTTGTTTGCTAGGTTTCAAAATTGCGATATTAAATCTCTCTTCAGGAGATGGAACACCTGTCTAATACAATTCAAATATGTGACATCTGACATCGCTTTAGGATGCATTTTTTCATCTGTAATCATATATCTCTTCATAAGTGAGCTGTTGATAATTTGGTACATATGGTTAAGGAAATCAATTGTGATAAACTGGTGCCAAGAAGAAATTACTCGTGAAATCATATGGGTATACAATTTTAGAACTAGAAGGGCAGACTTCACGTAGATCTGCTGATCTTCAGATCAGAGAGTATACCTACCCTGTGTCTTCTTTgttccacttagtttacataCGTAACAAGAGATGCCTAATTAAACGCTGTCGCAGGAGGACATACGTTAAATGTGTTATTTCTTGAAcgagtaattttaccatctttgataaggtaccactgttttttatgtaaaattttatatctttttatacCTTAGACTTAGATATtagaaggtatcaaattttacgtagaaaacagtgatgaCTGtttaaggatgggaaaaatgctctttaAACAGTGTGATCATGCTGTCACACCATTCAGTCCAGCTGCTGGGATCTCCTTGCCCAGCACTGGGAGGTGTCCCTTCAACTGGAGGCTCTTCACCGTCTCATGCAGCGAGTCGCTCACGGGTATGAACTGGAGGCCAAGATCCTGCAGCTTCTTGTTGGACATCTTGTAGGGCTGCTTCCGTGGGTTCACCTCGTCAGAGCACCTGCGAACAAACCATGGCCGGCTTCAGCGACGATGAAGCATACAGTGGTGAGCCGTCTCTTCCAACTTTGCCTAGATGCATTAATTATATTCctagatatatatttactactctctccattttatattataaaactttttaaaattatttaaattcatcaatgtatcaatgtatacattttatatatgtgtttagatttgtTACcgcataaataaatctaaaccaGACTAAAAAATGCATGTTATAATATGGAAAACAGTATGGATATGTTATTTATTCGTTAACTTTACAGCTTTCTGTCGATGTGTTAAGAGGAGTGGACAGATAAGCAGCTATCTTCAACAACATTGCCCCATCACGGTATAAAAGTCTTTTCCAGTACTAAGCTTAAGAAAGCGTTTGCGTGCCGTCACTCGTGTGTTGGTTCACCTGCACCCAACACCTACTTCTTATGCTTTACTGAACAGTAACTTTGATCTCTTATCCCTACTCACCAACCAAAGGTGGGTCCACCCTCTCAAatatactcaacaagtaattATCCAAACTAATTAATTCTTATGGAGTAGTAGTTCGTATAAAGATAATAAGGTGTTCTGTTTTCTATAAAGTCTAACGTTTGTAATAGTTGTTAATTAACCATTAaactaatgatatatataccttAAGTAACACGTACGTTGTATTGTATCATTATAttcatattagaaaatattattatgttcTATTAATCTTATAGTTGCTGATAACACATTATAAACATAACTATTAGTCAAAGTATACTATTGGAGACCATGCCCAAAACATGCATGACGTACTCGATTCTTTTTGTATGGAGGGAGACAGGAAGTATCTTTGTGATTTCAGTTCAGTAATttcagttttagtttttttctgaaCACACCGCAGTTCTGCCTGCGTGTACAAGCTTATAAGACctactctctccatcccaaaataattcagcttttcagtttttagttataatgtttgactcttcgtcttattcaaaaaatttatgattaataattttatttttattacatgataaaacattaatagtaatttatatatgactattttttaaaaaaatttcttgaatttttttaaataagacggatggtcaaacgttcgacacaaaaaccaaaaagttagtttttttatggacggagggagtatataagaTGCACCTATCATCTAGGAAACTAGAAATTTCAGCTGTAGCACACATGGTTTTGTGTTTGATGCATCAATCGACAGAGGTTTGAAGTTTGGTGCCGGAGGCCGAAGTAACACATGTATTAAATGCCTTAATAGCATCTCTAACCGTTCGTCTCATATCCTCTATCgtaaaaatagaagataaaagataaagattGAGCTCCAATAGAATATCCAtcttatcctctatttttaaatcttgtcatccatatttggagagagaaactctatatttgaatattctctctccatcctctaaaaaaatatggaggatgttatatatggatgatttactggagtacaaagagatataagatgaaactattttagatttttatccaaatgaagatatgtatgaccaaatttagataatgtaTTGGGATGCTCTAACTAAGGCAATGAAAATGTTATAACTTAAAGGACGCTATCTATCCACAAAATCGATTAAGATACAAGGTCATGGCCAAATAAAGACATGGATGACATATCACTACTTCTACATAATGGATAGAAATCCGTTTTCTGTATCAATAGGTGGATGGATATACACACAGTTACTCccatgttttataatatatattttatataaattcacgtgtatgctaatgatatatataaacaatataaatgaattaatagaaaaatctAGACAGAactgaaatattttatgatatgaAAATGGAAAGGGTGCTTGGAATCACCTTGTGGGCACAGGATACTCGGGGAAGAGCTTGGCGAGGATGTGGACGACGTCCTCGCGGTGCAGGACGCGCTCGGCGCAGAGGTACCGGCCGGAGGCGGCCGGCTCCTCGAAGACGCGGacgtgcgcggcggcgacgtcgcgcaCGTCGACGTACGCCTGCACGGCGTTGGCGTACTTCCTGGCCGAGCCGTCGAGGTACTTGAGGATGTGCACGGCGCTGGCGTTCACCGTCGGCTGCAGCAGCGGCCCCACCACCAGCACCGGGTTCACCACGACGAGGTCGACGCcgcgctcctccgccgccctgcgcgccgcctgctccgccaccgccttcCCGTAGCAGTACCAGTTCTGGtcggtcgccggccgtcgtggCATGATCAGATCAGCAGAAAGATCGATCAGTCAGGTGCAGTGATGTCATGTTTATGCAATAATTACGTGTGATGTGACCACAGTATAAACCCCCTAGATTAGTTGGTCTTGATGTACGTCATTGTTACAATCATGATGGATTGATAACACTATTGTCCTCACGGAAAAAGGGGGTTAAAAATCAAGGGTTGGTGATGACAGGAACTCTTTACTAATCGATCGATAGCTTTTTGCTACACTGTAAATAATCTGCCAAATTGCCCTTGCGGTTCAGGTAGCTGATCATCCACGTGGTTTTGTTACACTGAATATgcagttctttttttatttgttatatcCAACTGATTATgcaaaaatttcataaaatttgaCATGATGGTAGTACGTATAAACCACCGCACAAATAtgcgaaaaagaaaaggaacaaatTCTAGCTCCATATGCAGGGGCTTGTCGTCGTAGCTGACCTTAGTTTTCTTGCAGAATTCGAGGTCGCTCCAGCAGGACTCGTCGACGACCACGTCGGGGCCGCGGTTGGGGTCCATGGTCACGGCGCCGATGGACGACGTGAACACCACCCGCCGCAccgcgccggcctccgccgccgcctttatCACGTGCTCCGTGCCCCGCACCGCCGGCTCCACCATCTGCTCCTGCATGatcatgcacgcacgcacacaaCCACAGCCATGAACACTAGCTACATGCACACCGATGAAAGCAGCAAtaagatgcatatatatatatacgcacaGGGTCGTCGGTGACGGGGGAGGCTGTGTGGAACACGCCGTGGCagccgtcgacggcggcgcggatggCGTCGTAGTCGAGGAGGTCGGCCTTGCACAGGACCAGCctctcggcggcgccgtccagCGCCTTCAGATGAGCGTTCTTCGGGTCATCTACACACATCACGAGTTCATGATCAAATATGCATATAGATAGATTCATAGATATGCATGCGAAGTTAATTATACGAACCTGGGTTTCTCACTGTGCCCTTCACGGTGTAGCCCCTCTCCAGCAGCAGCTTGACGAGCCACGACGCGATGtacccggcggcgccggtgacgCACACCGTCTGCCCGCGCCCCGGCGgcacctcctcctgctgctgcgccgccgccgcgccggcaccGTCGtcatcgacgacggcgacgacggtcaTCGCTCGCTATACTAGCTTTCAGCTACTTAGGCAATGATCGAGTTCGATGGATCTGTAGTGGTTTAATTTGTTCatggaaggggaggaggcgacggtTGATGCTAAATTTATAAGCGGAGGAAGATCGAGAAGTGGTTGTTGCTGATGAGGTTCGCCGGCCGTGCGCGGTGTCCACTAGCTTACcggcccggcgacggcgacttggAGGTAGGTAAGGCTGTAGCACACTACCAATATTTGTTCGTCGCGTACGTACGTCCACATATTTGTTGGAATCAAAACGACTCAAACTTTGGTATCTCTTTTgttggcatatatatatactctatcggtttcaaaatataagaatatttATAATTCTTTAGAACACGAAAAGACTcggattaataattatttttataaaatgtactatatcaatttgttttatttgatactgttgacttttaaatctatgttttatcatttgtcttattgaaaagatttttataattattaattattttatgataatttgatttattactaaagatatTTAAGAacgatttataattttgtatatttgtacaagattttaaataagacaaactatccaaaagtcaatgatgtcaaataaaagaCGGTTTTGTGATGTAAAATTGATGTCATTagattcatatttaaagtactgtcctaataaaattttttgcaacaaATGAATATTAGTACTGTTgataaaatacttatattaataaaaagggtttttttatcattcttgaaaaatacTTCAGGCTAacagaattttagtacaaatttttttagtaccaataatttttgttgaactggagcaaatctttttaaaatagtgAAAGTACTTTTGCTGGATTTGATCGTAATGAATGGTATATGATCTTTAACAAGCTATGTGTAACCGtctgtatatgtatatatgttgatatatttatatatgtgggTATCTAGCTGAAGAGatatgtactttttttttctttcttggccACACTTGCACTCATACTTTCGTGACAACGAGATAAAGGGATACTGAACATGGTGCGTAGATGCTACACGTATGCCATGAGTGAAGATATTAGCAAAGGGACTGGGACTCAAGCTGTCATGCATGACTAGCTCATGGAGAGTGTTTGGTAAGTTTTTCACAAAGATTTTGAGTGCACATATATGCTACTAGTACGCTAGTACTTTCTCTCCTTATGTATACAGTATACTACGTacaaatgcattttttttttcatgtcattTTGCCCCTTCCACAGTGAACGCGTCGAGAACTAAAACGACTACATCGAAGACATGTAGTAGCAAGTATGATCCCCTTAGAAAcctaatattaatatatttaggatttaaattttattttatgatatggTTAGTTATAGCACTACTCACAACACCACTTGTTCTaaccatcttttcattttaattttgtatactGATATTATACTCGTGCTAATGCTACGGCTtagtttattaatataaatacgATATTCTGAACTCGTTCCAATGCAATCATacaaatcaaacatttaaagCTGTTTATCGATACGTAATCTGATTatttaaatcaactctaacAAAGTACAGCAAGACGTCACTTTTTCATAGTTAATTATAAGTCGGCATATATTGCACTTATAtgttttcaagtttatatGGTACTTTCAGAGCTTACAACCAAGTTTATATAGCAattttggaaatattttaataacagatttatatactaattttagAATCACTACAAgatcaaattcaaatattaccaggacaattttaattaaataatttatttatattatctaatattaacataaatttgagttttgcaaagctaaatttaataaacCCAATTTACACAAACATGAATCATATCCCATACAACATTCCAtcttcttataataaataaaaaattgttgaTGTTTCTATATATCAAATGAACAAACAACCGTGCAACTCTCAAATAACACATAATTCAAATTCTACTTTTTATggttttaaaaacaaattttattgcatttcttatattatgtaaaaagatatttaaatcaaatattaagtgatcGTGTAATacctagaaaatatttatcgcaCAAGttctttttagttaaaaaaatataacatagtTTGTAATGAAGCGAAGTTACTGTATGTTTCTATTGGTTGTGTTTTCTGGTCACCAAGGTCGCTAGTTCTTTTTTGTAGGACCGCCGGCTTGGTTTTGCACTGTGCTCTCTAGCAGTGCTAGCCTTTAGGGGTCGAGCAGTGCAGTCGCTATGTGCCCCTAAATCACAGAGGCCGTCACTAcaaattttctacaaatttttaagGCAACATGTATAATGttctctatataaatattatttttaaat
This window harbors:
- the LOC102714947 gene encoding cinnamoyl-CoA reductase 1-like, which codes for MTVVAVVDDDGAGAAAAQQQEEVPPGRGQTVCVTGAAGYIASWLVKLLLERGYTVKGTVRNPDDPKNAHLKALDGAAERLVLCKADLLDYDAIRAAVDGCHGVFHTASPVTDDPEQMVEPAVRGTEHVIKAAAEAGAVRRVVFTSSIGAVTMDPNRGPDVVVDESCWSDLEFCKKTKNWYCYGKAVAEQAARRAAEERGVDLVVVNPVLVVGPLLQPTVNASAVHILKYLDGSARKYANAVQAYVDVRDVAAAHVRVFEEPAASGRYLCAERVLHREDVVHILAKLFPEYPVPTRCSDEVNPRKQPYKMSNKKLQDLGLQFIPVSDSLHETVKSLQLKGHLPVLGKEIPAAGLNGVTA